A stretch of the Vigna radiata var. radiata cultivar VC1973A chromosome 7, Vradiata_ver6, whole genome shotgun sequence genome encodes the following:
- the LOC106765643 gene encoding fe(2+) transport protein 1-like: MATTSVSLFKIIFVFFILFTLLTPQAVADCEAESANTCNNKEKALSLKLIAIFTILVSSIIGVTLPLVTRSVPALSPENDLFIIVKCFAAGIILGTGFMHVLPDSFDMLWSDCLKEKPWHEFPFSGLVAMFSAIITMMVDSLATSVYTKRCKTEIIPAESSPAGGGDQEMGGVVNFGHFHGHHHNHPENKAEGQESQLLRYRVVAMVLELGIVVHSVVIGLGMGASNNTCTIKGLIAALCFHQMFEGMGLGGCILQAQYKFLKKAIMVFFFSVTTPFGIALGIALSTTYRENSPSALITVGLLNASSAGLLIYMALVDLLSADFMSPRLQGSVNLQLKSYLAVFLGAGGMSLMAKWA, from the exons ATGGCAACTACTTCAGTGAGTCTTTTCAAGattatctttgttttcttcattctctTCACTCTTCTCACACCTCAAGCCGTGGCTGATTGTGAAGCTGAATCAGCAAACACATGCAACAACAAAGAGAAAGCGTTGTCACTAAAACTCATAGCCATATTCACCATCTTAGTCTCCAGCATAATCGGTGTGACACTGCCCTTAGTCACACGTTCAGTTCCAGCTTTGAGCCCTGAAAACGATCTCTTCATAATTGTGAAGTGCTTCGCGGCTGGTATAATTCTTGGGACGGGCTTCATGCACGTGCTTCCCGATTCCTTTGACATGTTGTGGTCTGATTGCTTGAAGGAGAAACCGTGGCACGAGTTTCCATTTTCGGGGCTCGTGGCTATGTTTTCTGCTATAATAACGATGATGGTGGATTCTTTGGCTACTAGTGTTTACACCAAGAGGTGTAAGACTGAGATTATTCCCGCTGAGAGCAGCCCTGCAGGTGGTGGAGACCAAGAGATGGGTGGTGTTGTTAACTTTGGCCACTTCCATGGCCACCACCATAACCACCCTGAGAACAAGGCAGAAGGCCAAGAATCACAGCTTCTACGTTATCGTGTTGTTGCCATG GTATTAGAACTTGGAATTGTGGTTCATTCAGTGGTTATAGGACTTGGCATGGGAGCCTCAAACAACACATGCAccataaaaggtttaatagctGCGCTTTGCTTCCATCAAATGTTTGAAGGCATGGGTCTCGGAGGGTGCATTCTGCAG GCCCAATACAAGTTCTTAAAGAAGGCCATCATGGTGTTTTTCTTCTCCGTAACAACTCCATTTGGAATTGCCCTAGGAATTGCATTGTCGACGACCTACAGAGAGAACAGTCCAAGTGCACTCATCACTGTGGGGTTGCTGAATGCTTCTTCTGCTGGTCTTTTGATCTACATGGCTTTGGTTGACCTTCTTTCTGCTGATTTCATGAGCCCTAGATTGCAGGGTAGCGTCAACCTTCAATTAAAATCTTACTTAGCAGTGTTTTTGGGTGCTGGTGGCATGTCTCTCATGGCAAAATGGGCTTAG
- the LOC106765644 gene encoding uncharacterized protein LOC106765644: protein MNALKCRLLHTLRGDVPTEALKRRALELEKKRKMRQPKSKDQFIVTVPESLKYLDTATIPMVIAAVGIALFAKLLMMYDESKSQELLERKIKNAPEGQGTVRMVTREEWEKFREIRPRTPFESTFSRPNSRIRTGEPLRMEDVKDWTTDVLMDALHRVEEYGKHGSK from the exons ATGAACGCATTGAAGTGTAGATTATTGCACACTCTTCGTGGTGATGTGCCCACAGAAGCATTGAAGAGAAGAGCATTGGAATtggagaagaaaaggaagatgaGACAACCCAAGAGCAAGGACCAGTTTATCGTTACAGTTCCCGAATCCCTGAAGTACCTCGACACCGCCACCATTCCCATGGTCATCGCCGCCGTTGGAATCGCTCTCTTCGCCAAACTCCTCATGATG TATGATGAATCTAAATCCCAAGAGCTGTTGGAGCGTAAGATAAAGAATGCTCCTGAAGGTCAAGGCACCGTTAGAATGGTAACCCGAGAGGAGTGGGAGAAGTTCCGAGAAATCAGGCCCAGAACCCCATTTGAGTCCACTTTTTCACGCCCTAATTCCAGAATCAGAACCGGAGAACCATTGCGCATG GAGGATGTAAAGGATTGGACAACTGATGTTCTCATGGATGCTCTTCACAGAGTAGAAGAGTATGGTAAGCATGGTTCTAAGTAA